Proteins encoded within one genomic window of Eleutherodactylus coqui strain aEleCoq1 chromosome 1, aEleCoq1.hap1, whole genome shotgun sequence:
- the LOC136584172 gene encoding G-protein coupled receptor 84-like isoform X1, whose translation MRRSWRSTDQERTSAFESPHITMIDSRMNTTDPFSCYHPSIVDYRYFAVTWGIIVSLVGTVGNVLTVIAYALDKKLQTRFNLLIINLTVADILYCTFLQPFSIDSYLHLHWRSGAIFCQIFGLILLVSNSVSIISLCLIAVSRYILITNNKLFDRIFCKLGATLILLATWVVGFASSAPLWPVFVLVPKVCTCSADRIKGRPYTAIRMGFYFVLGLSCVGIFHLLIHLRVKSASKSLDQYKLANIKYSKANGFSSNSGNNETFHEVEDNRVGTAASSEVISEHATSSKVGVTSWSTDHIRSAPDTASHPKKYTSDFRKVTRMCFVVFLFFVISYIPFLSLNIFDAENAAPQVLQMIAANFTWLNSCINPILYAAMNQQFRDGYRRVILLILHKFGRT comes from the coding sequence AAAGAACCAGTGCTTTCGAGAGTCCACATATCACCATGATTGATTCCAGAATGAATACTACAGATCCCTTCTCCTGCTATCACCCATCTATTGTGGATTATCGTTACTTCGCAGTGACATGGGGTATCATCGTGTCTTTGGTGGGGACAGTTGGCAACGTGTTAACAGTAATTGCCTATGCATTGGATAAAAAGCTTCAGACGCGTTTCAATCTACTCATCATCAATCTAACTGTGGCGGACATCTTGTACTGTACGTTCCTACAACCTTTCTCTATAGACTCCTATCTACATTTGCATTGGAGAAGTGGAGCCATCTTCTGCCAAATTTTCGGGCTGATCTTGTTAGTTTCGAATTCAGTTTCAATCATTAGTCTGTGCCTCATTGCCGTCAGCCGTTACATTCTCATCACTAACAATAAACTCTTTGATCGTATTTTTTGCAAGTTAGGAGCAACATTGATTCTCCTGGCCACCTGGGTGGTGGGATTTGCTAGCTCTGCTCCACTTTGGCCAGTCTTTGTATTAGTTCCTAAAGTTTGTACATGCAGCGCTGATCGTATAAAAGGAAGACCTTATACCGCTATTCGAATGGGCTTTTACTTCGTGCTGGGTCTAAGCTGTGTTGGTATCTTCCATTTGCTCATCCATCTCAGGGTTAAATCTGCTTCCAAGTCTTTGGACCAGTACAAACTTGCCAACATCAAATACTCAAAGGCaaatggcttcagtagtaacagtggaaATAATGAAACATttcatgaggtagaagacaatcgTGTGGGCACGGCAGCTTCTAGTGAGGTCATCTCAGAACATGCAACTTCTTCCAAAGTTGGAGTGACCTCCTGGTCTACTGATCACATTAGATCAGCCCCTGATACAGCATCTCACCCAAAGAAGTATACTTCGGACTTCAGGAAGGTCACCCGTATGTGCTTTGTGGTTTTTCTGTTCTTTGTGATTAGCTACATTCCTTTTTTATCGCTCAACATTTTTGATGCCGAAAACGCTGCACCCCAAGTTCTTCAGATGATAGCAGCGAATTTCACCTGGTTAAACAGTTGTATCAATCCTATATTGTACGCGGCCATGAACCAACAGTTCCGCGATGGTTATAGAAGAGTAATTCTTCTAATCCTTCATAAATTCGGAAGGACATAA
- the LOC136584172 gene encoding G-protein coupled receptor 84-like isoform X2 has protein sequence MIDSRMNTTDPFSCYHPSIVDYRYFAVTWGIIVSLVGTVGNVLTVIAYALDKKLQTRFNLLIINLTVADILYCTFLQPFSIDSYLHLHWRSGAIFCQIFGLILLVSNSVSIISLCLIAVSRYILITNNKLFDRIFCKLGATLILLATWVVGFASSAPLWPVFVLVPKVCTCSADRIKGRPYTAIRMGFYFVLGLSCVGIFHLLIHLRVKSASKSLDQYKLANIKYSKANGFSSNSGNNETFHEVEDNRVGTAASSEVISEHATSSKVGVTSWSTDHIRSAPDTASHPKKYTSDFRKVTRMCFVVFLFFVISYIPFLSLNIFDAENAAPQVLQMIAANFTWLNSCINPILYAAMNQQFRDGYRRVILLILHKFGRT, from the coding sequence ATGATTGATTCCAGAATGAATACTACAGATCCCTTCTCCTGCTATCACCCATCTATTGTGGATTATCGTTACTTCGCAGTGACATGGGGTATCATCGTGTCTTTGGTGGGGACAGTTGGCAACGTGTTAACAGTAATTGCCTATGCATTGGATAAAAAGCTTCAGACGCGTTTCAATCTACTCATCATCAATCTAACTGTGGCGGACATCTTGTACTGTACGTTCCTACAACCTTTCTCTATAGACTCCTATCTACATTTGCATTGGAGAAGTGGAGCCATCTTCTGCCAAATTTTCGGGCTGATCTTGTTAGTTTCGAATTCAGTTTCAATCATTAGTCTGTGCCTCATTGCCGTCAGCCGTTACATTCTCATCACTAACAATAAACTCTTTGATCGTATTTTTTGCAAGTTAGGAGCAACATTGATTCTCCTGGCCACCTGGGTGGTGGGATTTGCTAGCTCTGCTCCACTTTGGCCAGTCTTTGTATTAGTTCCTAAAGTTTGTACATGCAGCGCTGATCGTATAAAAGGAAGACCTTATACCGCTATTCGAATGGGCTTTTACTTCGTGCTGGGTCTAAGCTGTGTTGGTATCTTCCATTTGCTCATCCATCTCAGGGTTAAATCTGCTTCCAAGTCTTTGGACCAGTACAAACTTGCCAACATCAAATACTCAAAGGCaaatggcttcagtagtaacagtggaaATAATGAAACATttcatgaggtagaagacaatcgTGTGGGCACGGCAGCTTCTAGTGAGGTCATCTCAGAACATGCAACTTCTTCCAAAGTTGGAGTGACCTCCTGGTCTACTGATCACATTAGATCAGCCCCTGATACAGCATCTCACCCAAAGAAGTATACTTCGGACTTCAGGAAGGTCACCCGTATGTGCTTTGTGGTTTTTCTGTTCTTTGTGATTAGCTACATTCCTTTTTTATCGCTCAACATTTTTGATGCCGAAAACGCTGCACCCCAAGTTCTTCAGATGATAGCAGCGAATTTCACCTGGTTAAACAGTTGTATCAATCCTATATTGTACGCGGCCATGAACCAACAGTTCCGCGATGGTTATAGAAGAGTAATTCTTCTAATCCTTCATAAATTCGGAAGGACATAA